A portion of the Patescibacteria group bacterium genome contains these proteins:
- a CDS encoding glycosyltransferase — protein MIGTLKNKVSNKLHGVVHVPATREKTGGQSTKKGRVLLSYLTGPFTLLPWQRFTDPHTNYWECSEIARLFSVRGYDVDVINASNTSFVPRKQYDAVVDVRQNLERWCTAGLAGTSLLPASCKKVMHITSSESGFQNAAEAKRLAELKQRRGIILPARRVETGAENPAYADFLEGFGNDTVYATFARFNKPIRHIPISVAQTFEASEIGEAGGKDFAEARKHFLFFSGGGAILKGLDLVIEAFSTMPELHLHIIGPTAAETTFQAVYATELALPNITCYPRPKMDKAGTMTVGDTTFIAIANKCATLIYPSASEGTSGAVIQAMHAGVFPIVTRQTGLAEKAPAIILEEPTIESIRAQAKKIAQTAPEQLSTLAHNTWMYAREHHTKEHFSSAYGHFIDDILRPATNPLISVIIPAHNNAETIKTAIDSILQQTYTHLEVIVVDDNSADNTKKIVEDVAKEDPRVAYYSLPGNDTERIDPILKRNTNAGYAARNFGFTKARGELITFQDGDDASLLNRLEVQHDLLTKHGAMHITTECVPFREELLGTKAEYKIDGKILGPKEIYTLSQKAKGLVAKVSTYVNSAIHFHYKRLRVLNKLFFGNLAPYPGAGNSPMFKREVIEKVQFRKLKNRVWPSFMGRGADRDFNFQVAETFKNSYCFPIALYLWRK, from the coding sequence ATGATCGGCACTCTCAAAAACAAAGTCTCAAACAAGCTACATGGAGTAGTGCATGTGCCGGCGACACGCGAAAAGACAGGTGGCCAGTCGACAAAAAAAGGTCGAGTTCTCCTCTCATATCTCACCGGCCCCTTCACCCTTCTCCCTTGGCAGCGATTCACCGACCCACACACCAACTATTGGGAATGCTCTGAAATTGCTCGGCTGTTTTCAGTTCGAGGATATGATGTCGACGTGATCAATGCCTCAAATACGTCTTTTGTTCCGCGCAAACAATATGATGCCGTCGTCGATGTGCGGCAAAATCTGGAGCGATGGTGTACTGCCGGCCTCGCAGGCACCTCCCTCCTTCCTGCTTCATGCAAAAAAGTAATGCACATCACTTCGTCGGAGAGCGGTTTTCAAAACGCCGCTGAAGCGAAGCGTCTCGCCGAACTCAAACAGCGACGCGGTATCATTCTGCCAGCTCGGCGCGTCGAGACCGGTGCTGAAAATCCTGCTTATGCAGACTTCCTTGAAGGCTTCGGCAACGACACTGTTTACGCAACATTTGCTCGATTCAATAAACCGATTCGCCACATTCCTATATCCGTCGCACAGACATTTGAAGCTTCCGAGATTGGCGAGGCGGGCGGAAAAGATTTTGCCGAAGCGCGAAAGCACTTTCTCTTCTTCAGCGGCGGTGGGGCTATCCTAAAGGGACTCGATTTGGTAATAGAAGCTTTCTCCACCATGCCGGAACTGCATTTACATATCATCGGCCCCACCGCCGCTGAAACAACGTTCCAAGCAGTCTATGCAACCGAACTCGCCTTACCGAATATCACTTGCTATCCACGACCAAAGATGGACAAGGCTGGCACAATGACCGTCGGCGACACGACATTCATTGCCATCGCTAATAAATGCGCAACCCTCATTTACCCTTCAGCCTCTGAGGGTACTTCCGGTGCCGTGATACAGGCAATGCATGCTGGAGTCTTCCCGATTGTCACCAGACAAACAGGTCTTGCTGAGAAAGCCCCGGCAATCATTTTGGAGGAGCCGACCATTGAATCGATCCGCGCACAGGCGAAAAAAATCGCACAGACTGCACCGGAGCAGCTCAGCACATTGGCTCACAACACCTGGATGTATGCTCGGGAACACCATACGAAAGAGCATTTTTCTTCCGCTTACGGACATTTTATCGACGACATACTACGCCCCGCAACAAATCCGCTCATCTCTGTCATCATCCCTGCACACAACAACGCCGAGACGATCAAAACAGCGATTGATTCAATCCTCCAACAAACATACACACATCTTGAAGTCATCGTTGTGGACGACAACAGCGCCGACAACACCAAAAAGATTGTCGAGGACGTCGCGAAAGAAGATCCGCGAGTCGCTTATTACTCACTACCCGGCAACGACACCGAGCGCATCGATCCGATACTGAAACGCAACACCAACGCAGGCTATGCTGCGCGAAACTTTGGCTTCACCAAGGCTCGTGGCGAACTCATCACCTTCCAGGACGGCGATGATGCCTCCCTATTGAACCGACTGGAGGTTCAACACGATCTGCTCACCAAGCATGGCGCGATGCACATCACTACTGAGTGTGTCCCGTTCAGAGAAGAGCTCCTGGGGACGAAAGCGGAATACAAAATTGACGGAAAAATCCTTGGACCTAAAGAGATTTACACGTTGTCACAGAAAGCAAAAGGGTTGGTTGCAAAAGTCTCGACGTATGTAAATAGCGCGATTCATTTTCACTACAAACGTCTCCGCGTACTGAACAAGCTCTTCTTTGGCAACCTGGCGCCCTACCCAGGCGCGGGCAACAGTCCAATGTTCAAGCGCGAAGTGATAGAAAAGGTCCAATTCAGAAAGCTCAAAAACCGGGTCTGGCCATCTTTCATGGGCCGCGGCGCTGATCGCGATTTTAATTTCCAAGTCGCCGAAACATTCAAAAATAGTTACTGCTTCCCGATTGCTCTGTATCTGTGGCGGAAGTAG
- a CDS encoding glycosyltransferase translates to MKLSIIIPCFNEKATIREILKRVQSVPLVGWEKEVIVVDDASTDGTVDILKDLLAKKGETQPGLKVCFQSKNGGKGSAVKRGIAEATGDYLLIQDADLEYNPAEIPSLLKLIGTKLPDGRIVDTVYGSRNLFHVARKGFLIPRAGVWLITKLVDLMYGQKLTDVWTCYKLFPKAAGKYFVAGGFESEIVFTLAAIRKGYVIAEGPISHAPRDVEHGKKIRYRDGVHAIIAIFSDRLLHLRKPAHENVKNMETYQAALRAPHTLQSLASEVLAATAIQGEQKGLRAVDGTFFRIDEAGRPHLIEKAVFELNEDEHVSGINWLKSFLKQFPKLYYAVWQVVCPVMMLKNGPSILWKHVEKMNGGKPLVIDVGSGPERLGKDLVNLDVFPFPEVDIVSDATALPFATGSVDGAVSESVFEHVPRADLVAKEMVRVLKPGGYFYVSAPFIHPYHASPDDFNRWTVSGLKFLFTDPERMAGMEVEIVETGVRSGPWSALLLFLAYWLGVLFSFGYKPIAPLLAHIFMIPLGLLKYLDYFFMVWPGADAVATHLYVIGRKR, encoded by the coding sequence ATGAAATTGTCGATCATCATCCCGTGCTTCAATGAGAAGGCCACGATTCGTGAGATTCTGAAGCGAGTACAGAGTGTGCCGCTCGTGGGCTGGGAGAAGGAGGTCATTGTCGTCGACGATGCTTCGACCGACGGAACTGTCGATATTTTGAAGGATCTGTTGGCTAAAAAGGGCGAAACGCAGCCTGGTCTGAAGGTCTGTTTCCAATCAAAGAATGGCGGGAAAGGCAGTGCGGTGAAGCGCGGCATCGCCGAAGCGACCGGCGACTACCTGCTCATCCAAGATGCTGATCTCGAATACAATCCGGCTGAGATTCCGAGCTTGCTCAAACTCATTGGCACCAAACTGCCTGATGGACGGATCGTGGATACAGTGTATGGGTCGCGTAACCTTTTTCACGTAGCACGCAAAGGCTTTTTGATCCCCCGCGCTGGTGTGTGGCTGATCACTAAATTAGTTGACCTCATGTACGGACAAAAGCTCACCGATGTCTGGACGTGCTACAAGCTCTTTCCAAAAGCGGCGGGGAAGTATTTTGTGGCCGGCGGCTTTGAATCGGAAATTGTCTTCACACTCGCAGCGATTCGCAAAGGATACGTGATCGCCGAAGGGCCGATTTCCCACGCACCACGCGATGTGGAGCACGGCAAGAAGATCCGCTACCGAGATGGGGTTCACGCGATCATTGCCATTTTTTCTGACCGACTGCTGCATCTCAGAAAGCCGGCTCATGAGAATGTGAAAAATATGGAGACGTACCAGGCGGCTCTGCGTGCACCGCACACATTGCAATCCCTTGCTTCGGAGGTTCTTGCGGCTACGGCTATTCAGGGTGAGCAAAAAGGTTTGCGCGCTGTCGACGGTACGTTTTTTCGTATCGATGAAGCCGGTCGGCCGCATTTGATCGAGAAGGCAGTCTTTGAATTGAACGAAGACGAGCATGTCTCCGGGATCAACTGGCTGAAATCGTTTCTGAAACAGTTTCCGAAATTGTACTACGCTGTGTGGCAGGTGGTGTGTCCAGTGATGATGCTGAAAAATGGACCGTCCATCCTCTGGAAACATGTTGAGAAGATGAATGGTGGGAAGCCGTTGGTGATCGATGTTGGATCCGGTCCGGAGCGTCTCGGCAAGGATCTGGTGAATCTCGACGTCTTTCCATTTCCTGAAGTGGATATTGTGTCTGACGCGACAGCTCTGCCTTTTGCGACTGGTTCTGTGGATGGGGCAGTGAGTGAGTCAGTGTTCGAACATGTGCCACGAGCTGATTTGGTGGCGAAAGAGATGGTGCGCGTGCTCAAGCCGGGCGGCTATTTCTATGTGAGTGCGCCGTTTATCCACCCATATCATGCTTCGCCGGACGACTTCAATCGCTGGACGGTGAGCGGTCTGAAATTCCTCTTTACCGATCCCGAGCGTATGGCTGGCATGGAGGTGGAGATTGTGGAAACCGGCGTGCGATCCGGCCCATGGAGCGCCCTTCTGCTGTTTTTGGCATATTGGCTTGGAGTCCTATTCTCCTTCGGCTACAAGCCAATTGCACCACTTTTAGCCCATATCTTCATGATCCCGCTCGGTCTCCTGAAATATCTCGACTACTTCTTCATGGTGTGGCCAGGCGCCGATGCAGTGGCGACTCATTTGTATGTGATCGGGCGGAAGCGCTAG
- a CDS encoding transketolase C-terminal domain-containing protein, which translates to MPERIIKCNDAIREATDQMMAADPSVFVIGLGVSYKNGADGTTAGLKAKYPDRIFDVPVSEAGFTGMAVGAAISGLRPVIHHGRIEFALLASDSIFTQAAKWNYMFGGDNPVPAVFRIAIGRAWGNGPQHTLSTYSMFGNVPGLKVVIPSTPYMAKGLLVSALRDRSPVVFLETRYSYGMKQHVPEELYAEPLDKAKVFRTGKSVTVVAYGDGFVGALQACELLNASGNGTDVADIDLIDLVSINPVDHETITRSVQKTGHLLCIDTTIDSFSVGSEIIAKVAQNGAIRLKKAPVSLACPNVACPTSTALTEGYYPTKVDIANAILALQGKPAIKYDLSFDDFHTHAAFVIQG; encoded by the coding sequence ATGCCCGAACGAATCATCAAATGCAACGACGCGATCAGGGAGGCCACCGACCAGATGATGGCCGCTGACCCAAGTGTGTTCGTGATCGGTCTCGGTGTCTCATACAAGAATGGCGCGGACGGGACCACTGCAGGGTTGAAAGCAAAGTATCCGGACCGCATCTTCGATGTTCCGGTCTCCGAAGCGGGATTCACTGGTATGGCAGTGGGTGCGGCGATCAGCGGCTTGCGCCCCGTCATTCATCATGGTCGCATCGAATTTGCACTGCTCGCCTCCGACTCGATCTTCACCCAAGCCGCAAAGTGGAACTATATGTTTGGCGGCGACAATCCGGTGCCGGCGGTCTTCCGCATTGCCATCGGCCGCGCCTGGGGCAATGGTCCGCAGCACACGCTCTCGACGTATTCTATGTTCGGCAATGTTCCCGGCTTGAAAGTGGTCATTCCATCGACGCCATACATGGCGAAGGGTCTACTGGTCTCTGCTTTGCGCGATCGCAGCCCGGTCGTCTTTCTCGAAACCCGCTATTCATACGGCATGAAGCAGCATGTGCCCGAAGAGCTATACGCCGAACCGCTCGACAAGGCGAAAGTGTTTCGAACAGGGAAGAGTGTCACGGTCGTCGCGTATGGTGACGGTTTTGTTGGCGCGCTACAAGCCTGCGAATTGCTCAATGCGAGCGGCAACGGCACAGACGTTGCAGATATCGACCTGATCGATCTCGTGAGCATCAATCCTGTCGACCACGAGACCATCACTCGTTCGGTGCAGAAGACCGGACATTTGTTGTGCATCGATACGACGATCGATTCATTTAGTGTTGGCTCGGAGATCATCGCAAAGGTGGCGCAGAACGGCGCGATCAGACTGAAAAAGGCGCCGGTCTCGCTCGCGTGTCCGAATGTTGCCTGTCCAACCTCGACTGCACTCACTGAAGGCTACTATCCGACCAAAGTGGACATCGCGAACGCTATTTTAGCCCTGCAAGGGAAGCCAGCGATCAAGTACGATCTTTCTTTTGACGATTTTCATACTCACGCCGCATTTGTGATCCAGGGTTAG
- a CDS encoding glycosyltransferase family 2 protein encodes MKFSIVTPVYNGQRFLSETIESVLSQAGDFEIEYIVQDGGSTDGTIALLEEWQRKVDEGLVPARCKKVTMQWASEKDAGMYDAVNKGFARAGGDVYAYINADDIYAAGAFQKIAAVFSARPDILWLKGITSFIDERSAITERGRCYLYNQEWIARGFYGRNAYFIHQDSVFWRKELWNKAGGIDPALKLAGDYSLWLQFAKVTPLWSLDAEVSSFRSSVGQLSTNMKQYREEQATLSRESGPLNKKVKMFFWLRSKLSSPLFTPIFSFTYRTLFPKRNLYYIALDEQGKPVERKASSYVI; translated from the coding sequence ATGAAATTTAGCATCGTCACCCCCGTCTACAACGGTCAGCGCTTCCTCTCCGAAACGATAGAGAGCGTGCTTTCGCAAGCGGGAGATTTCGAAATCGAATATATCGTGCAAGATGGTGGATCCACTGACGGCACTATCGCGTTGCTGGAAGAATGGCAACGAAAAGTCGATGAGGGTCTGGTGCCGGCGCGCTGCAAAAAAGTGACGATGCAATGGGCATCGGAAAAAGACGCTGGGATGTATGATGCGGTGAACAAAGGGTTCGCACGCGCCGGCGGCGATGTCTACGCGTACATCAATGCCGACGACATCTACGCCGCCGGCGCCTTCCAAAAAATCGCTGCTGTCTTCTCTGCGCGCCCAGACATTCTCTGGCTGAAAGGCATCACGTCTTTTATCGACGAACGCTCTGCCATTACCGAACGAGGACGATGCTATCTATACAACCAAGAGTGGATTGCTCGCGGGTTCTACGGCCGCAACGCATACTTCATCCACCAAGACAGCGTCTTTTGGCGTAAGGAGTTGTGGAATAAGGCTGGGGGTATTGATCCTGCATTAAAGCTTGCTGGAGACTACTCTCTATGGCTACAGTTTGCAAAAGTCACCCCCCTTTGGTCACTCGATGCTGAAGTAAGCTCATTCAGATCTTCCGTCGGACAACTCAGTACCAACATGAAACAATACAGAGAAGAACAAGCAACACTTTCTCGAGAGTCCGGCCCACTCAACAAAAAAGTAAAGATGTTCTTTTGGTTGAGATCAAAATTATCCTCGCCACTTTTCACTCCAATCTTTTCTTTCACCTACCGCACCCTTTTCCCAAAACGGAATCTGTACTATATTGCACTGGATGAACAGGGAAAGCCTGTAGAAAGAAAAGCCTCTTCGTATGTCATTTAA
- a CDS encoding alpha-1,2-fucosyltransferase, producing MSKKISIIGAGGNELANQLWNYASIYAYCLERGLDLKNPSFFEYGSSFEMSAAPNWLFKVAFFLPFEDYRGRKTAFRRRLWRKAYSWYARVMFLTKKQRIFSYEHPDNIPFYLAPTTSKEALPGHCSYLDGWLFRNPVGLEKYRNEIRAYFAPKPSIQKTANDLLTPIRQRYQNIVGVHVRQGDYRTWRNGAYFIEQKRVREILNEYLQHAGTAAKDSCFVIASDGPIDESVFAGLNIVVSKNGPVEDLFMLAQADVVIGSNSTFGDFAAYYGNIPHIVMTNEPVDWGYYAGKNTFFPNKYCTWVHY from the coding sequence ATGTCTAAAAAAATCTCAATTATAGGGGCCGGCGGCAACGAGCTCGCCAACCAGCTCTGGAATTACGCCAGCATCTACGCATACTGCCTGGAGCGCGGACTCGACCTCAAAAACCCATCTTTTTTTGAATATGGCAGTAGCTTTGAAATGTCTGCGGCGCCCAATTGGCTTTTTAAAGTGGCTTTTTTTCTCCCTTTTGAAGACTACCGCGGCCGCAAGACCGCCTTCCGTCGCCGACTTTGGCGCAAAGCGTACTCTTGGTATGCTCGCGTAATGTTTCTAACCAAAAAGCAACGTATCTTTTCATACGAGCATCCAGACAACATCCCCTTCTATCTTGCACCGACCACATCGAAAGAGGCCTTGCCGGGACATTGCTCATACCTCGACGGCTGGCTCTTCCGCAACCCAGTCGGTTTGGAAAAATATCGAAATGAGATTCGAGCGTATTTTGCGCCAAAGCCCTCAATCCAAAAAACGGCGAACGATCTTCTGACACCAATCAGACAAAGATATCAGAATATTGTCGGGGTACATGTCCGCCAAGGCGACTATCGCACTTGGCGGAACGGCGCATACTTCATCGAGCAGAAACGAGTACGGGAAATCTTGAATGAATACCTACAGCACGCCGGTACTGCCGCGAAAGACAGCTGTTTCGTCATCGCCTCCGACGGCCCGATCGATGAATCAGTATTCGCCGGTCTCAACATTGTCGTCTCAAAAAACGGACCAGTCGAGGATCTTTTCATGCTCGCCCAGGCCGATGTCGTGATTGGCTCCAACAGCACCTTCGGAGACTTTGCGGCATACTACGGCAACATTCCGCACATCGTGATGACCAACGAACCAGTCGATTGGGGATACTATGCCGGAAAAAACACTTTCTTCCCCAACAAATATTGCACCTGGGTCCACTACTAG
- a CDS encoding DUF268 domain-containing protein, which yields MSFNLRQSLKKVAPLKVTVVCLRALKNKYSFATKLRLLSRFLSEYRAFQKLPINPRFIQKTEDIYPRIYDNTTNHHLDPVYFFQGCWCAKKIFEQKPSHHYDIGSQASMVGIISQFTPTTMVDIRPIPLSLSGLFFVKGSILELPFKDGEIASLSSICVIEHIGLGRYGDPLDTLGSEKALKELVRVLAPGGSLYLTVPVDSESKVYFNAHRAFTREYLLELAAGLVVVEEKYIYGDSMYETYDRARGFGTGLYHFKKSPKHV from the coding sequence ATGTCATTTAACCTCCGACAATCGCTCAAGAAAGTGGCGCCGCTTAAGGTGACTGTAGTTTGCCTGCGCGCGCTAAAAAATAAGTATTCTTTTGCCACAAAACTCAGATTATTGTCCCGTTTTCTTTCTGAGTATCGAGCATTCCAAAAACTCCCGATCAACCCTCGGTTCATTCAGAAAACCGAAGACATCTACCCTCGCATCTACGACAATACGACAAACCACCACCTCGACCCGGTGTACTTTTTCCAAGGCTGCTGGTGTGCGAAAAAAATCTTTGAGCAGAAACCGTCCCACCACTACGACATTGGTTCTCAAGCAAGCATGGTCGGCATCATCTCACAATTCACGCCGACAACAATGGTAGACATTAGACCAATTCCCCTTTCCCTTTCGGGACTCTTTTTTGTCAAAGGAAGTATTCTTGAGCTCCCCTTCAAAGACGGCGAGATTGCATCGCTCAGCTCTATTTGCGTGATCGAACATATTGGCCTCGGCCGCTACGGAGATCCCCTCGATACCCTCGGTTCAGAAAAAGCACTCAAAGAACTGGTTCGCGTACTCGCTCCAGGCGGCTCACTGTACCTTACCGTGCCAGTGGACAGTGAAAGCAAGGTGTATTTCAACGCACATCGGGCCTTCACTCGCGAATACCTGCTCGAACTCGCTGCCGGCCTTGTCGTCGTCGAAGAAAAATATATTTACGGCGACTCTATGTATGAGACGTACGACCGAGCCCGTGGTTTTGGCACCGGTCTCTATCATTTCAAAAAGAGTCCGAAACATGTCTAA
- a CDS encoding endonuclease/exonuclease/phosphatase family protein → MQRQQFKLITLNVGRGLSGIDRIITFLREQQADVLCLQDISADHIASFPGVFGPSMHFVPMCRHHFRGLGHVPVGVGIFSRFPLASTSAHAYVGNIQPVLDIDGVTYGENGAAAPTDLDLVRKTESRVAVFANVQLPDNVQVRVGTTHGVWTPGGKADEHQRKATRLLRNCMNEQLIDGGLIAGDFNAATGGEIYGIIAGSEHYQSVMPGSITNTVDWEVRGKKGPELVVDHVFAAHVAVPEVAAHFGVSDHAALSAIVRV, encoded by the coding sequence GTGCAACGTCAACAGTTCAAGCTCATCACGCTCAACGTTGGTCGCGGACTTTCCGGCATCGACCGGATCATTACCTTCCTACGGGAGCAGCAGGCCGACGTGCTTTGCTTGCAAGACATCAGCGCCGACCATATCGCCTCGTTCCCCGGAGTGTTCGGTCCGTCGATGCACTTCGTGCCGATGTGCCGCCACCACTTCAGGGGACTGGGCCATGTTCCGGTCGGCGTCGGCATTTTCTCCCGGTTTCCGCTCGCCAGCACCTCGGCGCATGCTTACGTCGGCAACATTCAGCCGGTCTTGGACATCGACGGCGTCACCTACGGCGAAAATGGCGCTGCCGCTCCGACGGATCTGGATCTGGTCCGCAAGACCGAATCCCGCGTCGCCGTGTTCGCCAACGTCCAGTTACCCGACAACGTTCAAGTCCGGGTTGGCACTACGCACGGGGTTTGGACTCCGGGCGGAAAAGCGGACGAGCATCAACGCAAGGCTACGCGCCTGCTGCGCAACTGCATGAATGAGCAACTGATTGACGGTGGCCTGATAGCCGGCGATTTCAACGCTGCCACTGGCGGCGAGATCTACGGCATTATTGCCGGCTCGGAGCACTATCAGAGCGTTATGCCGGGCAGCATCACCAACACCGTTGACTGGGAAGTTCGCGGCAAGAAAGGCCCGGAACTTGTCGTGGATCACGTCTTCGCCGCGCATGTCGCCGTTCCGGAAGTGGCTGCACACTTCGGTGTGAGTGATCATGCCGCGCTCTCGGCCATTGTCCGGGTGTAG
- a CDS encoding zinc-binding dehydrogenase: protein MKDVKKAMKAAILETIDAPLAIGNVELTDLTSGQVLVKVLVSGICGAQLQEIAGNKGNAKFVPHLLGHEGCGIVEALGPDVTHVKVGDKVVMHWMKGDGIEADFPTYILNGKKIRSGKVTTFSEYSIVSENRLTAVPHETPNDLCALLGCGLSTALGVMENEAQVKPGESVMIVGAGGLGLNLLNAAVIAGAKPIILVDVHESKRKMAESLGAHLFINSKEKGIKEELTEKLNLKDVDVIVDTSGNKHAVEATLPLLGGNGRYIFVGQPKPGETIELKNAHHMFDGKGKTIKATQGGKFNPTKDIPRYLQMHKTGALKIHHIITHRISLDKVNEAIDMVRAGQAGRIIIDICPN from the coding sequence ATGAAAGACGTCAAAAAAGCGATGAAAGCGGCCATACTCGAGACGATTGACGCGCCGCTCGCTATCGGAAATGTCGAACTCACTGACCTCACTTCCGGCCAGGTATTGGTGAAGGTGCTGGTGAGTGGTATTTGCGGGGCGCAGCTGCAGGAAATCGCGGGGAATAAAGGCAATGCGAAATTCGTCCCGCATTTGTTGGGCCACGAAGGCTGCGGTATTGTCGAGGCACTTGGCCCAGATGTGACGCATGTGAAGGTGGGCGACAAGGTGGTGATGCATTGGATGAAGGGTGACGGGATCGAAGCCGATTTTCCGACCTATATTTTGAATGGCAAAAAGATTCGCAGCGGCAAGGTGACCACTTTCAGTGAGTACTCGATTGTGTCGGAAAATCGGCTTACTGCTGTACCGCACGAGACGCCGAATGACCTCTGTGCGCTGCTGGGCTGCGGACTGTCGACTGCACTTGGTGTGATGGAGAACGAAGCGCAGGTGAAGCCGGGTGAGAGTGTGATGATTGTGGGCGCCGGCGGCTTGGGTCTCAATCTTTTGAACGCGGCGGTAATCGCCGGCGCCAAGCCCATCATTCTCGTCGACGTTCACGAAAGCAAGCGCAAGATGGCGGAGTCTCTCGGTGCACACCTATTCATCAATTCAAAGGAGAAAGGTATCAAGGAAGAATTGACCGAAAAACTGAATCTGAAAGACGTGGATGTGATCGTCGACACTTCCGGCAACAAGCACGCAGTCGAAGCGACCCTTCCGCTGCTCGGCGGAAACGGTCGCTATATTTTCGTCGGTCAGCCGAAACCGGGCGAAACCATTGAGCTCAAAAATGCACACCACATGTTCGACGGAAAAGGGAAGACTATCAAGGCGACTCAGGGTGGAAAATTCAATCCGACAAAAGACATCCCGCGTTATTTGCAAATGCACAAGACCGGCGCATTGAAAATCCACCATATCATTACGCATCGCATCAGCCTCGACAAGGTCAATGAAGCGATCGACATGGTGCGAGCGGGCCAGGCTGGACGAATTATTATTGATATTTGTCCAAACTAA
- a CDS encoding thiamine pyrophosphate-dependent dehydrogenase E1 component subunit alpha: protein MSTSLLDAYKKMQLIRITEQEIANFYLANKVMSFVHFYVGQEAVATGVCAALASGDKVMGNHRSHGHYLAKGGDLKRMVCELLGKAHGSSKGKGGSMHMIDKSVNFVGSTPILGSVVPLACGAAFEQKYNKKNDLTVSFVGDGASEEGVVYETINLAALFKLPYLIVVENNLYSVNSKIKDRRSEGYNVEKIVTGLGAQYMKADGNDLEDVLAKATAAVAKIRAGGGPMVLECITYRHMAHSAPLFDDAQGYREEDPLEKRLERDPIKRLKQTLLTAGTSEEQLAKIEKETRDTVLAAIAFAKDAPFPAKETLYTDVYAK from the coding sequence ATGTCTACATCCCTCCTCGACGCTTACAAAAAAATGCAGTTGATCCGCATCACTGAGCAAGAGATCGCGAACTTTTATTTGGCCAACAAGGTGATGAGCTTCGTGCATTTCTATGTCGGACAGGAAGCGGTCGCAACAGGCGTCTGCGCGGCGCTGGCGAGTGGCGACAAAGTGATGGGTAACCATCGTTCACACGGCCACTATTTGGCGAAGGGCGGCGACTTGAAACGCATGGTCTGCGAGTTGCTCGGCAAGGCGCACGGCTCGTCGAAAGGGAAGGGCGGTTCGATGCACATGATCGACAAGTCGGTGAACTTTGTCGGCTCCACCCCGATTCTCGGTAGCGTGGTACCACTCGCGTGCGGTGCGGCTTTTGAACAAAAATATAACAAGAAAAACGACCTCACCGTGTCGTTTGTCGGCGACGGTGCTTCCGAAGAGGGTGTGGTATACGAGACGATCAATCTCGCCGCGCTTTTTAAACTCCCATATCTCATTGTGGTAGAGAATAATCTCTATTCGGTCAACTCGAAAATAAAAGACCGGCGCTCTGAAGGCTACAATGTCGAAAAGATCGTCACCGGCCTCGGCGCGCAGTATATGAAGGCTGACGGTAACGATCTCGAAGATGTGCTCGCAAAGGCAACCGCCGCCGTCGCGAAGATCCGCGCTGGCGGCGGACCAATGGTGCTCGAGTGCATCACTTATCGTCACATGGCCCACAGCGCGCCGCTCTTTGATGACGCTCAAGGTTATCGCGAAGAAGATCCGCTCGAAAAGCGCCTCGAGCGCGACCCAATCAAGCGCTTGAAGCAAACCTTGCTCACTGCGGGTACTTCCGAGGAGCAACTCGCCAAGATCGAAAAGGAGACTCGAGATACCGTGCTCGCTGCAATCGCCTTCGCGAAGGATGCGCCATTTCCGGCGAAGGAGACTTTATATACTGACGTTTACGCGAAATAA